The following nucleotide sequence is from Aedes aegypti strain LVP_AGWG chromosome 3, AaegL5.0 Primary Assembly, whole genome shotgun sequence.
CAGTAAGGCTCGAAAATCTTAACTCATAAATAAACTTGTGACTGCAAATGATCAATCAAACCCTGCCCGGATCACGTAAGTCGTTCATTGTTCCATTAGTATCGTCTTGTACAGAGGTTCACAGCCAAACTAATTATGTGGGCCACCATTGAAAAGCTCGGAAATTTAAATTCACTTCATTTCAACACCTTCTACTAGGAccagtttcctcgcataaaacgctattttctcAGTTTATCAGTGCATTTTATATCGTTCCACATACAAGTACAAAATAAATCGTGTGCTCTGGTGAGGCTTGAACTCACGagtcttgtatgctagacgtgAGCTCTGACCAACTAAGCTACTGAGCCACTTGATGACTTGATGATGAGGATATGAGCAATATTAAAAATCAGTTCGAAGGCCTTTGTTTGATGATCACTGGCTTTGCAGATGCCGAATGCAACTCTCGTTCCCAAAAGAAGAAAGCTCACGACAGCACATCCCAATCGGGAGATCGCGCAATTAAAATACGACATGATAGCTCATTCCAACATGGTCAACGTTTTATTTTCCATCGATATGTTTCTCCCTCAAACGGCCACTCACGTCCCAGCAACTTCCCGCCATAGTGCGAAAGCGAAAACACGCAAAAATTCCTGCGGGGATGACTCAGGCGTCGTCCGCGCAAAAATCGACCTGGTCACGTAGCAATCCTTTACGCCCCGAAAGCGCTGGTCCGAAAGCGTGTGCCACCCATGGATGACGCAATTCCTTGGGCGCTTTTGGGCGTTCCGTCCGAAAAGAAATGCGGACTCCTCTCGCCTCGGGGGGATCATTAGGCAGTGTGTGGCGGCGTTCATGCAAAACCCAGCCATTAGCTATTTCGACATCGGATAAAACCTGCGAAATATTACGAGATGTGGCACCCCGATCCCCGAATGACCCCGGCCAAATTTGTTCGATCCGATGCAGTCTAGGAGTGGAGTGGATTCAAATTGGCCATTGAGTCGGGTTCTCCATTGTTGAAAGGAGTCAACGGATCGTTATCAACTAACTGCTATTAGATGAGTGTTTATTGCATCATCCCATCATGGGTGATATAATTGGGGGTAATTTTGGTGAGGTTGATTTGTGGTTGACTGACGTTGCACCGATTTGGGTTTACCTCATTTGATTAAGGTTTTATGGAAGGTCTCTGACCATGCAAGTTTATAGAGCCATAAATCGCATAAATGGAAGTTTTTAATCGATCTTGCtgacacaaaatttaaaaaaagtttattatgccTAAATTCAAGTTTCTGTAACATTAACTGCAGTTTTTTATAAATTACTGACTAACATTAGCCACAAAAAAGAATTCCACAGTGTTTGGAAtggaggcttgattgtaaaatcaaaacacttcaattttctaacatacattgttagaataatccaaagttatctgtcaaatcgtacacttcaggttaattattataattccaaatctgaaagacttcttgtaagagctggtgttcctcaaggcaacaTTTCGTGACCaatgttatacaatattttcacatctgacttacctgagttccttagggatgtcaaaaatctttgtttgcggatgacacaggcctctccgccaaaggacgaagcttgcgtgccatctgtagtcgattgcaaaaaagtttggatattttatcTTAATACTTGcaaaactggaagatttttcctaatgGTTCCAAAACTCAATCAATAATATTCCCAGAAATATAAACcagaagctctttatttgaaatcttcaagaagacatgttgtcacgatgagagggattccaataattGGTACGATGAGGggctagggctcatgctagataaaaattgaactttcaaaaatcactttgAGGGCAATCAAGCctaatgtaacaaatatgtaaaatgtatttataccctcattaatagaaaatcaaaactttgaatTAAGAACAAGCTCTTGATCTTCAATCGAATTTTCTGATTATGTTGTATActgtatcaatatggactagctgttgtaataccaggattCCTGGACCAGGAACAGAGTTCTGCAGAGGATTCCAAATACAATTTGGAAAATGATTcagaagcttcctccctggtattgCACTAGCGAGTTACAtacaatatccaatgttgaaacattggaacaaatgtcgaataaaattattaataatttatgacaaaaatcgttgtaatcttatattgccacgattaatgcgttatatatctagattaagttaggttaagttaacTAAAAGCGTATTTTTTCTTCTATGCACATGTGAAATCAAAtgtaatatttatttatttatttatttatttatttatttatttatacttCATTCATGTAACGCAAGATTTACAATCTTTTTAAATGTTACAATTTGTAGATATTGAGTAGGATGTGCTATTTCTTATTCATGTAATAGTGCAAACATTTACTATTAACTAATTGCTGTGTGCTTGTTTAGTGCGCTCAATTCAATTCCAAGAGTAGGTCCCGTTTAAAGCTCGAAAAATTAACGGATAATTTTAGATTCAATGGTAGGTAATTCCAATTAATTATACCTCTTTCAAACAGCGAGTGACTATAATAACTGGTATGATGTAAAGGAACAAGAAGACTTCTTGTTCTGGTGTTTCTACATGAATTCAACTTTGAGGATAGATAACCAGGATTACCAGATGTGAGTATTTTGTAAATATGACAGCACGATCTATATTTGAGAAACTGATCAAAAGGACAGCTAATTAAAGATGTTTGAAGATGGGTgacacctgggagggagaaaccaatacaaaatttctgtacgtcatagtgagccgagattccgctgtcacgaactgtcactgtgagcccagatctcaaacattggactaacatgaaaaaagcgcgtaactgattaaaacacattttcgtatttcttcaaaagtgataaaaatcgaatgaaaatcaattcatgcacataatgcaagtaatgtcacgtgaacACCTCtcaatctgattgaatataaatcattgaaaaatgcatcgttttactttttccaatgaaaatgaatatttagtgcatagaaaactgtggcccattttccatgtttgtcaggaaagatcgaaagtgcACAACAAAtcgaaactaccgattttctcgaagcctgccttgattgttgttggcaagctggagttatcttgcagttcaaaataacgttgtcttatatttcgtgtgtagtatcggtgcctccctcccagggtgaCACTACCAAATCTTGGTATGTTAAAAACAAATCGAATGCAGGAATTGAGTGCAACACGAAGCGTATCTAAGCTGTTTGCGGTAGCATTCAAATAAATGAAGTTATTATAGATAAAATGTGGATAAATAAGGGATTTgaacaattttgattttcaattgatagCTGAGATAGAGTACCGTATATTTTACCAACTTGTGAATTTATTTGAGGTTCCCAATCTAATCCTAAAATGTTTACTTGGTCTGCAAATTGAATTTGCTCATTATTCATAATAAGTTCAGGCATAGAAAAGTGGGATCGTCGATGCCGATTAATAAATACTGCTTTAGTTTTAGTTGTGTTAATAGGCAGTACATTCTCTTGAGACCACTGAAACACCTGTTGTAGATCGTAGTTGATTAACCTAGACATTTCCATGGTACTTGTTCTAGAATCAGCACAGAAATAAATTTGTACGTCATCGGCGAACATGTGTACTGAGCAGAATTTTAATGCGGATGGAAGGTCATCTATGAAAAGGGAAAAAAGAAGGGGTCCTAAAATAGATCCTTGTGGTACCCCTGAATCAATTGGACGTAAAGAAGAGAATTGACTATTGAAAAAAACGGATTGGTATCTATTTGTAAGATAAGTTTCTATTAATTTGACAGCAGGACTGGAGAATCCAAAAAGAGCACCAAGTTTATTCAACAGTTTTCTATGTGAAACACGATCGAACGTTTTCGCAAAATCTATCAACAAAAGAACTGCTATCCCTTTTTTTATCAATTGATGAAGCAATATCATCATGCACCTTCATCAAAGCTGTCTCAGTACTGTGGTTTTGGCGAAAACCTGATTGAAAGGGCTCAAGAAATTATTTCTGTTCACATAATCAGAGATACGAgcagaaactattttttcaaaggctTTGGAAAGTGCATTTAATATGCTAATGGGTCTGAGGTTTGAAATGCTAGTTGAACGAGGCTTCTTTTTTATTGGAATCACTTTTACGTATTTCCAAGCCTGTGGAAATTTGGAAGTTGTAATGAATGTATTGAACAAATGAGTGTAAAGTGGAAGGGCTAGTGGaagcataattttgaaacattcgATTGGAAGATTGTCTAGACCACTGGCATTAGACTTAATTGAAAAAAGTGCATTAACTATTTCAAATTCTTCTACACATCTAAAACCAAAGGGACCGTAGTTTAAGTTTAAAcgaggattttcatcagaagagTAATTTTCTGAAAAGAAAGCATTGATTTCATCAGCTGTTGTATCACAATTCACATAAGATTGTTTTTTGTTGGCTATTCCTAAACTTTTAATGTTTCTCCAGAGTTGCTTACTGGGAACATTTGTATTGATCCGTTGATTGTAATAACTTCTCTTTGCATTCCTGATAATTGTAGTTACCCTGTTTCTCAGTGTTTTGAAAAGAAGATTATGAGATTGTAAGCGACTGGCCTTCCAGTTTCTGTAAGCTAAATCCCTATCAATTATAGCCTTTTCAATGTCTTCATTAtaccaaggatttttttctgtatttacTGAACTTAAGAGGGAAAAATTCTTCATGTAAATATTGGAAGTGTTCATTCAGAATGTGAATCAAAATATCAGAATCACTTATACTATGGAAATAATTCCAATCTATGTTATTAAAAGCAGTTAATAATCCTTAACTGTCAAAGTTTTTGTAATCACGATGGAAGAAACCTTGTTCGGATGAATCGGAGAAAATATCTAGAACTGCAAGAATCATATCATGTCTGGATATACCAGGCATAGATACCTGGTTAATTCTGAAGACAATCTCCGGAGAATCAATAATGAAAAGGTCAAGTAAAGAGCAACCGGTTGTATGGAAATAAGTTGGTTCTTGATTTAAGCAAACATATGACAGGTTAGATAAAACATCTGTAAATCTGTTGGTCCtaggtgtaactttttttaagtCTTTGTTAAAATCCCCCGTAATGAACGTCAAATCGTATTTCATTTTGAACTCCTCGAGatgttcaaaaatcaaattactgCAATCGTTATTCGGCGGATTGTAGTATACACCAAGAAAAAACTTGCGATTGCTTGTACCAACTTCAAATAGCAAATATTCGGTAATATGACTAGGTACATACGGACTAAAAGTAGACTTTTTTAGGAGCTTCAAGTTTAGATTTTGCCTAAAGTAGACGCATAGTCCACCATCATGGCAGTTTCGATCGTTACGAATTAGATTGTAGCCCTCAATTCGAATCATCAATCATTGATTGATTCATTGAGCCATGTTTTAGACATACAGACGATGTGAGCTTTCCTTTTGAAAAACACCGCTTTCAATTCATCAAACTTGGAAAACCTTCGAGCGCAAACGCTCTGAACATTAATATGGCATATATTTAATTTATCAGTCCTAAAAACTGAATCCATCATCGCTTTAGTAATGATGCTGCTTAAAGAGGTATTGTCAATTAGTGAACTAGCCATAATCTTCTATAGTACAAACACCGAGCCAAAAACGAACACCTATCCAAGAGGAACTTATAACTACCAAGAATTAACAAATCAATTGAATCCATAGCAAAGCTTCTGAATGAATGGTTGTCATCGTATTCCGGCAGAAAGTATAAATATATAGATCGGCaagcaacagcaacaacagcacAGCAACTGACcgaacagcaacagcagcagatcACAAACCAGATAGGCCATCAACAGTTGCCAGGCATTTCCATTGATATGATTTGACTTTCAGGAAGGAATAATCATGGGAAAACCAGGATGGGAAACACAGGAAGAAATTTTGATAAGGATATAGAGCATAATGAGGAAAGGTACAAATCAGTATTCTATAACTTTCAGGAGGGGAAGATAACATGGAATGAAAGGAGAGGCAACATGGGAAGAAACTGGGCAGGAGAAGAGAAACTTATTTGGAAAGGTTTAGAGTTTTTAGAAGCGCCTGCTTGGTACGACAGGGAAGAAACGGATCCATCTTGTGCAGCTTCACCAGAACCTCGCCGTCTCTGATCGACACCTTCTCGATGAGTCCAGCTTTCTTCATCCTCATTGCTGTAGATCTAATATCTCGTACTCGTTTTGATAGGCTTTCATTGATGAATATACGGGACAGACTTCCATTGGTATCGTTGGGGTTCGAAGAGTAGCCAATATCCTTTAAGCAAAGGGACAAATCCGACAGATAGCTTTTGAAGAACTTGTATCTACTAGTACGGAGTGCGAAACGGCAGACTATGAAGGATTTATCTGATGATGTTGAAGGTAATCGATCCAAATCGACAACAGGTACATCTTCATCCTTATATCCCAGACGTTTGGCGATACTGCGGAAAATTTCATACAGGTTCTTGTTTACATCGTTTGGAACCCCCGAAATGATCAGTTCCTTGCTTCTGTTGACGAACTGTAGCTTATCGTTGATAAACAATGAATCCGAGCGAACTTTTTTCACACTCTCGATCATTTGTTCGACGTTGGCTATGCTCTCATTACGGATAGTCGAAATACGGGCCTCAATGCAGTTGATCCTCTCACTGAGTTCATGCTGGTAAGCATTGATTTTAGATGGAATGTTGTCTTGAACTTTCTGGAACATCAGTTGCATCTTTTCGCAGAGCTCGTCAAACTTGTGTACATTGTTCAGAAAATCATTGTAAATAGGAGTATCCATAGTTTTTATGGCAACGTCAAGTTGACAGGTATGACGTATCATACAACCAATACTGAACTTGCCGAAGAGGTTTCACAGAAACAATTGTTGCTAGTAGTAGGTTCTATAAGATTTTGCGAACCGGTTTGTAGAAAAATCGGCGACGAATTGAAGTGAAACTTCAGATAGAACAGCTACCACAATTGCTCGTCTTCAGGCTTCAGATTAATGTAACCATAGATGAAGCCGATTAAAATCAGGAAACTAGCCGGAAGATGAGAACCATTTCTCTGTGCACTAGCAATCACACATCCCTTCAGAATTTTTGTTGGTACCAAAATGTTAATGAAtgattaatttagttttaacaAATTACGAGATAGTGTTTTTTAACACAGAGCAGCTAGATatgagaaatgaatgtaatgtttagaatgatacaAATAAAGAGTTAAAAAAATAGTATGTAGCATAGTATGTAAGACACTCATTAATATTGGTATTAATATCCGTTAATAcggattaatatatattattttcatgATATCATCGAGTTACCTACGATTTTCCTAAAGACATCTGACAGAAGTAtcttgaatttaagtcaatAATGGGGGTTTATAAACAAGAAACTAGGGATCGTGGATTATATGTCTTGCCGATCTGATACACCATAGGAAACAAATTGCATCGGAATCGAGTCTCCTTTTAGCCAGACTCCAGATGGATGTTGGCATCAAACAGTGTGGTCTATGTTGCATCGGACGGATTTCTCATATATTTTGCTCAGACGATCTGACGATAAAAACAACTTGTttattcatataaataatcaatttgcctTGGCAACTCCGGCAACAGGCAAACGGCAAAACTCCAAGCATACTTGATAATCTtctcaatatcaatattaatatcattaataaatattaatattttaatactggATCTAGTGTCCTGCCCCATGGTATGTAGTATGTGATGTGATCACACACTTAACTCATTCTACCGGAATCCGTGAATTGAACAGCAATCTCAACTGCTGAACATTTGGTTAAATAAAATACTATAATTCCGTTAAAAATTTAAAgatttctatgtttttttttcgaaaattgtgAACTTTTTTCCGTTTTCCGttgatttattttattgaactgtttagttctctagttttAAACGGAATTCATAAACAATTTGAGTCTGATCAATTTTCTCATCCAGAATCACCCAggtcaatcaatcaatttttcgacatctccATTGAAAAATTGCCGTGTAAAAAAAGCGTTAATATCCTGGAAATCCGGTTCCCAAAATTCGTATTGTATGAAGTATGTATGGTTGTGAGCAAATCCTGCATGGAATTGAGAGCTAATCCTGTACTGGAATTCAAGCAGATCTTACTTGAGAATCTAAATAAATCCTACTCAGAATTTAGAGCAAATGTCACGGTGCTGACCAaatcgttattatcagaaaaaatctgtagcaaagagtgtttttttattttacggcCCGTTTACAATTTTCGCcaagtccacaaattcaaaacaaaacagtgatatTCTAGCGgttattttcagaagaaaaaTACTATCAAAACTTGATCCCAAAATAGTTTGTCTAGTGATTTGTAACTTCTGGGTGCCgagagtgctttgcgaaggatcaagctgtccgattaattttcgcgcgctcggagtgtttttccgctggcttcgttcgtttgcccagtgctttgcgaaggccacgtgttgacgctgcgattgtaactgttcagtcgaggatcgattatcaattggtgagctcgtttcatgcttgtaataacacatttgtatcagaacatgtattttttttcaagaatttgttaaacaaactttgaatagttAAGTAGattaaaaaaccgaatttagtactataccatttaattccactagagtttgtatcctttgacagatacgcgtatttcgacctcaactgtaaggccgtcttcagtgtcgtgtactagactcgacttaagtCGGCCTTACAgctaatatttcctaatgtgtaTACAACATACTTGCTATTATATCTTAATtcttctcgtagcatcatacaatatctgatttgttatgaataattgacaattgctaatagccgagtggttagagtccgcggctacaaagaaaagccttgctgaaggtatctgagttcgattcccagtcggtccaggatcttttcgtaattgtaattttgaattttaattgacTTCCCTGGCCACATGAtgtacaaatgcgaaaatgacaactttgacaaagaaagctctcagttcgtaaatgtgaaagtgctcagaagcaggctctgtcccagtgagaacaaATTTACGGCAAATTTAAATTGACGGTGGCGATGACAATATCGATGACAGGGGCACTTCTCCGAACGGAGAGCTTCTCACTGTTCTTCAATTCACAATCCATTACATTCTGAACtataactaaaggaaggttgcaattatgacaattgacttatattcaaatgcagcaaatcacgtcatgcggtcgtgtcttgtacacaattcccactgatttttttaggTATTTTACTTTGAGatccgaaactctgaaaaagcttccaaaccaaatgaCAGATCTCCCTTAAAAACCACAAACCTACCGCACTGTTGTtagagtctgacccagaatttatcgaagttgtgtccatagtagtcctacgtcaaccccgcggtaatgtaacagacaaTACCcaccccatttttttttttacaaaaatggaCAATCATCAGAAACCAACAAcacaattacaaaaaataaaagacTACTCAAAGAAATGCACAGACAGACACAGCCAGACGAACTACATAAAAGATAATATGTCTTAGGGGCAGAATCCATCaacaatttcagaattttctagaccattttttttttaaattcaaataaatgtGTTCATGATATTCTATACTTCatccgaaacacagtgaacatattttcagcGAATTAATTTCAGTTttcaacagaaaaactgcttctaaagttttgatgatgacgattaTTGAGGAACATGTTGTTAATAATGGAGAAAAGGTTTTATACAAATTAAAACACACAATATTGCTCAATAAATGTGAATGTGAGTAACCGTTCCCAAGCCTATTGGCAAACGTGACCCACTTATGGGAAAACGGGTAACAACGTCGAATCAATCGCATCGGCAATCAGTCTGCGGTTAAACTTTTCCTTCCGATCTTCACCCTGACCATGAACGACGAGACCGACCCCTGGCAAGGCAAATAAGAAAGGCCCATCACGACCACGCGGGCAGCGAACGATATCTACCTACATATCTGCGCACTGTGCTGCTGcagtaaaaaaatgataatgaCATAGAAACTCGTGGTCTCCATAATAATCACTATTTGCCGACTGCCGGCTGACCAACGACGTTTCAACTTCGTTGTGCGAAGGGGAGAGTGCGGGTTAGGATGAGGACAATTGCAAACAAAGATGCACTACCAACAAGTGGTTTTCACCCTGACGTGTGCGAACGGCCGTTGAGTTGCATTTGTCTCCGCTGTTTAACTTTCTTCGCTTTGATATGCAAAGCGACAAGTCGTCATCGCTCTCATCGGTTTACAGGCAAGGCCCTTCGAGTTATGTTTGGTTAACAGAGTTGTCACTTTCCCCCCGAGGGAGGAGTCACTGCTAAGGAGCAGTAATAGCTATGAGAGGTTTCTACTTAGTAATTTGTATATTTCTTCAAGCAAAGTACAGTGCATCCACTCGGTTCTTGATCCCGTTGGCTAGGCAGCACGCCAACGTCAGCGCGATGAACTCAAACACCGTCAGCCACATGAGGATCCAGCCGATGATTTTCCCAGTTTGGCGAATGTATCCTTCCAGCATCCTTTCGCATCCCTCCTTGAATGGGACGCAGTTTGGCCCTCTTTGACCATCCGCACAGCACGAATCCGGCAGTTTGTTGCCCCAGTCCAAAAAGGATATCTTTCCGCAGCAACCATACGTAGTCTGTAGATAGTCGATAACCGGGTCCACAACGCTGGACGCTTTGGATACGCTGATATTGTGGTCGAAGTACTCGTCGAACCACTCCAGGTAATCGTGACGGTTTTGGTCCACTCCGGCAAACAGAAGCACAGCCAGCGCAATCTGGACCACGATCAGGGTCATCAACATCAGCACGTAGGTCACGGTCATGCAGTAGGAGTGTTTGGCCGCTCCGCAGAACCCGAAGAAGGACACCGCAAAGATGATCACGCCCAGTCCCATGGCCAACAGCGATTGACTGGTCAGAAGGTTGTCCCGATGGGTCAGGTTAGTGATCGCTGCCAGCTTGGTGTGCATAACGGCACCCACGATGGCCAGCGAGAGGCCACTCAGGAAGCAGAGCATGTTCAGCAGGATCAGGGTGCAGCGCAGCGTGGGAACGCCTATCGTGATCGCCATCTTGGGTTTGGGGCGCGGATTTTGGGGGGTTGGTGAAATGTTAACTGACAGGTGGCATGCTGCGATCGTCATGTGGATTACTTCGTTACGATCTTCTATATAGATTATAGAAGCTTTGCAAGCTTTTCAGTCATAAAAGCTTTCTTTCAAAGCTTCTGCCTGGAAGCCTTCCAAGTTTCTGTttagaagctttccaagtttctTGCTGGAAGCTTTCCATGCTTCTGTCTGGAAGCTTCGTAAGCTTCTGTCTCGAAACTTTCCAAGATTCTGCTTGCATGCTTTCCAAGCTTAAGTCTTAGCGCTTTCAAAGCTTCTGTttggaagctttccaaacttcCAACTGAAAGTTTTCTAATTTTCCAACTGAAATGTGTCCAAGTTTCTTAAATGCTAAATTTGTCTAGAAGCCTCCAAAGTTTCTGTCTAGAAACATTCCAAGCTTCTATCtggaagctttctaagcttctgtcTCGAAACTTTTCAAGATTATGTAtgcaagctttccaagcttatgTCTTGGCGTTTTCAAAGCTTCTGTTTGGAAGCATTCCAAGCTTCCAAGTGAAAGTTTTCCAATTTTCCGACTGAAAGGTTTCCAAGTTTCTTAAATGCTAAATTTGTCTAGAAGCCTCCAAAGTCTTTGTCTGGAAGTTTTCCATGTTTCTGtctggaagctttccaagcttctgcctgGAAACTTTTCAAGCATCTGTCTGGAAGTTTTCCATGCATTTGACAGGAAAAGTTTTCCATGCCTAAGTCTGGAAGCTTTTCATGCTTCTGtctagaagctttcccagcttctgtctGGAAGCTTTCGAAGCTTCTGTCTGGAAGCTTTCGAATCTTCTGTCTggaagttttccaagcttctttctgGTAGCTTTCGAAGCTTCTGTCTGGAAGTGTCCCAAGCTTCTATCTGGAAGGTTTCCTAGCTTCTGTGTGTgagctttccaagcttttttttctggaagctttccaagcttctgtctgtaaactttccaagcttctgtctttaagctttccaagcttctgtctggaagctttccaagctttagtctggaagctttccaagctcatgtctggaagctttccaagcttttgtctggaggctttccaagcttctggctggaagcttttcaaggTTCTGTCTGGGAGCTTTCCATGCTTTTGTctggaagctttccaaacttaTGTCTGaaggctttccaagcttctggctggaagcttttcaagcttctgtctggaagctttccaagctattgtctggaagctttccaagcttctccctgaaagatttccaagcttctccctgaaagctttgcaagcttctgtctggaagttttccaagcttctgtctgtatgcttttctagcttctgtcTGTAAGCTTTCCAATCTTTTGTCTGGAAGCATTTCAAGCTTCTGTCTGGAAGCTTTCGAAGCTTTTTCTGGTagccagggatgggaaatgtactgtagcaaacatttaccacctcgacattcacatcccaagtaacacaacatgtctcatataaatcacaatgacttcaatatgactaatgagaatgttctgtttcatagcgaaaaaactggaattcatacttatatatgactggaaaagcgcagaaggtggagcttgtgcaacatatttttgttgtgaaaattatgtatcatatgggtttaggtatacataattatgtattatactttgtccaataaaccattaacgcaacaaaatactgagaacatttggtagtggaaatgcattggatggtcgacaatgaaaaatgtaaaagtgcaaacatcgacaagccttcatttttgattgcataactgttattgattgataactgttatttaacactaaattaatatgcgaatcaaaaattatggtgaaatatgcacttttggttcgaaaaaatcaattcgcccttata
It contains:
- the LOC5578950 gene encoding CD63 antigen, encoding MAITIGVPTLRCTLILLNMLCFLSGLSLAIVGAVMHTKLAAITNLTHRDNLLTSQSLLAMGLGVIIFAVSFFGFCGAAKHSYCMTVTYVLMLMTLIVVQIALAVLLFAGVDQNRHDYLEWFDEYFDHNISVSKASSVVDPVIDYLQTTYGCCGKISFLDWGNKLPDSCCADGQRGPNCVPFKEGCERMLEGYIRQTGKIIGWILMWLTVFEFIALTLACCLANGIKNRVDALYFA